One stretch of Streptomyces sp. R21 DNA includes these proteins:
- a CDS encoding WD40/YVTN/BNR-like repeat-containing protein yields MRTPRLSRRAVLGGSAAAVALSVTGAPASAATAAAAPRYRWRNVVIGGTGFITGVLFHPAVRGLAYARTDVGGAYRWDSRGATWVPLVDHLGWDDWNLLGVEAMAVDPAHPNRLYLALGAYAQSWASNGAVLRSEDRGATWSRADLDVKLGANEDGRGAGERLLVDPRDSRTLWLGTRHDGLLKSTDHGATWAPATGFPAKPSSSGQGVVFLAAAGRVLYAGWGDGDGSATAVNLYRTSDGSTWEAVPGQPTGTAAKVPIHAAYDGHSRELYVSYADAPGPNGQSHGSVHKLNTATGTWTEVTPVQPGGTTSGGTAHTLSSGGGSADTFAYGGLAVDARRPGTVAVSTNNRWAALDTVFRSTDGGRTWTSLRERAVLDVSETPYLKWGQDAPKFGWWIQALAIDPYDSHHMVYGTGATLYGTRDLVHWAPEIRGIEEASVRQLVSPPAGAAHLLSGHGDIGVMYHEALTASPSRGMASNPVFGTATGLAIAALKPSYVVRTGWGDHGNGAHSTDGGRTWTPFAAQPALASSAPGPIAVSADGSTLLWTFIHWDGTTYPAHRSTDGGATWTEVTSFPKGATPVADPKNPARFYAYDTGTGTVNASTDNGATFTPAATGLPSGDVQFKLVAAPGRGGDLWLSAKTNGLFRSTDGGASFTKVDSCSASYVLGFGKAADGAGYPALFHVGSTGAGTFVFRSDDGAKSWVRINDDAHQWGWTGETIAGDPRIHGRVYLGTNGRGIQYGEPV; encoded by the coding sequence ATGCGCACGCCCCGACTGAGCAGGCGAGCCGTTCTTGGTGGGAGCGCTGCCGCGGTCGCTCTGTCCGTCACCGGCGCCCCCGCGTCGGCGGCCACTGCCGCTGCTGCGCCCCGCTATCGCTGGCGCAACGTCGTCATCGGCGGCACCGGATTCATCACCGGTGTGCTGTTCCACCCGGCGGTGCGGGGGCTCGCGTACGCCCGGACCGATGTCGGCGGCGCCTACCGCTGGGACAGCCGCGGCGCCACCTGGGTTCCGCTCGTCGATCACCTGGGCTGGGACGACTGGAACCTGCTCGGTGTCGAGGCGATGGCCGTCGACCCGGCCCACCCGAACCGGCTCTACCTCGCGCTCGGGGCGTACGCGCAGAGCTGGGCGTCGAACGGTGCCGTGCTGCGCTCCGAGGACCGGGGCGCCACCTGGTCGCGCGCCGACCTCGACGTGAAGCTCGGCGCCAACGAGGACGGCCGGGGCGCGGGTGAGCGGCTGCTCGTCGACCCGCGCGACAGCCGCACGCTGTGGCTGGGCACGCGCCACGACGGGCTCCTCAAGTCGACCGACCACGGCGCCACTTGGGCCCCGGCCACCGGTTTCCCGGCGAAGCCGAGCTCGTCCGGGCAGGGCGTGGTCTTCCTCGCCGCCGCCGGGCGCGTGCTGTACGCCGGGTGGGGCGACGGGGACGGTTCCGCCACCGCCGTGAACCTGTACCGCACGAGCGACGGCAGCACCTGGGAGGCCGTCCCCGGGCAGCCGACCGGCACCGCGGCGAAGGTGCCGATCCATGCCGCGTACGACGGCCACAGCCGCGAGCTGTACGTCAGTTACGCCGACGCGCCCGGCCCCAACGGGCAGTCCCACGGCAGCGTGCACAAGCTGAACACCGCCACCGGCACATGGACCGAGGTCACGCCGGTGCAGCCCGGCGGCACCACCTCTGGGGGCACCGCCCACACGTTGAGCAGTGGGGGAGGCTCGGCGGACACCTTCGCCTACGGCGGCCTGGCCGTGGACGCGCGGCGCCCGGGCACGGTCGCCGTGTCCACCAACAACCGGTGGGCGGCGCTCGACACGGTCTTCCGCTCCACCGACGGCGGCCGCACCTGGACGTCGCTGAGAGAGCGGGCGGTCCTCGACGTCTCCGAGACGCCCTACCTCAAGTGGGGCCAGGACGCGCCGAAGTTCGGCTGGTGGATCCAGGCCCTGGCCATCGACCCCTACGACTCCCACCACATGGTCTACGGCACCGGCGCCACTCTCTACGGCACCCGCGACCTGGTGCACTGGGCGCCCGAGATCCGCGGCATCGAGGAGGCCTCGGTCCGCCAGCTCGTCTCACCGCCCGCCGGCGCCGCCCATCTGCTCAGCGGCCACGGCGACATCGGCGTCATGTATCACGAGGCCCTCACCGCGTCCCCCTCCCGAGGCATGGCCTCGAACCCCGTCTTCGGCACCGCGACCGGTCTCGCGATCGCCGCACTCAAGCCTTCCTACGTCGTCCGCACCGGCTGGGGCGACCACGGCAACGGTGCCCATTCCACCGACGGCGGCCGGACCTGGACGCCCTTCGCGGCCCAGCCCGCCCTCGCCTCCAGCGCACCGGGCCCGATCGCCGTGAGCGCCGACGGCTCCACGCTGCTGTGGACCTTCATCCACTGGGACGGCACCACATACCCGGCCCACCGCTCCACCGACGGCGGCGCCACCTGGACCGAGGTGACCTCCTTCCCCAAGGGCGCGACCCCCGTCGCAGACCCCAAGAACCCCGCACGCTTCTACGCGTACGACACCGGCACAGGAACCGTAAACGCCAGCACTGACAACGGCGCGACCTTCACCCCCGCGGCCACCGGACTGCCTTCCGGTGACGTCCAGTTCAAGCTGGTCGCGGCGCCCGGTCGCGGCGGTGACCTGTGGCTCTCGGCGAAGACCAACGGCCTGTTCCGCTCCACCGACGGCGGCGCGAGCTTCACGAAGGTCGACAGCTGCTCGGCGTCGTACGTGCTCGGCTTCGGCAAGGCGGCCGACGGCGCCGGCTATCCGGCGCTCTTCCACGTCGGGTCGACCGGCGCCGGCACCTTCGTGTTCCGCTCCGACGACGGCGCGAAGAGCTGGGTGCGGATCAACGACGACGCCCACCAGTGGGGCTGGACCGGCGAGACCATCGCCGGTGACCCGCGCATCCACGGCCGCGTGTACCTCGGCACCAACGGGCGCGGCATCCAGTACGGGGAGCCGGTCTGA
- a CDS encoding chorismate mutase, with protein MRTVTPHRHLLTAAAALAAAALLAVPSAASAAPAPPAAASTALYPVAALAAERLATADLVAAAKWGTEGPIDDPAREQQVLDSAAAQAQQAGADPDEVRRIFRDQIEANKLVQRGLFKRWTAHPSEAPTTKPDLNLVRQRINRITTDLVQALAVSTPERAVPSCRPELALAVVRVGYESHPDLLHTTALVRSLPSVCRG; from the coding sequence ATGCGAACCGTCACCCCCCACCGTCACCTCCTGACCGCCGCGGCCGCCCTCGCCGCGGCGGCTTTGCTCGCCGTACCGTCAGCCGCGTCCGCGGCCCCCGCTCCCCCCGCCGCCGCTTCCACCGCGCTGTACCCCGTGGCCGCCCTCGCCGCCGAACGCCTCGCCACCGCCGACCTGGTGGCCGCCGCGAAGTGGGGCACCGAGGGCCCCATCGACGACCCCGCGCGCGAGCAGCAGGTCCTCGACTCCGCGGCCGCACAGGCCCAGCAGGCCGGCGCCGACCCCGACGAGGTCCGGCGGATCTTCCGCGACCAGATCGAGGCCAACAAGCTCGTCCAGCGCGGGCTGTTCAAGCGCTGGACCGCGCATCCGTCCGAGGCTCCGACCACCAAGCCGGACCTCAACCTCGTACGGCAGCGGATCAACCGCATCACCACCGACCTCGTCCAGGCCCTGGCCGTCTCGACCCCCGAGCGCGCCGTCCCGTCCTGCCGGCCGGAACTGGCCCTCGCCGTCGTCCGAGTCGGCTACGAGAGCCACCCGGACCTCCTGCACACCACCGCCCTGGTCCGCTCCCTGCCCTCGGTCTGCCGGGGCTGA
- a CDS encoding beta-galactosidase — MPESREPGRPTLADATRGRILFGGDYNPEQWPEETWHEDVRLMREAGVNSVTLGVFSWAKLEPRPGAREFGWLDRLMDLMHTNGIGVVLATPTSSPPPCMGRLHPETLPRDEDGRTEWWGGRQHFSHSSDTYRRYAAAITEDLAARYGSHPALTMWHINNEYCTYDWGDEAAATFRRWLRQKYGTIDALNEAWGTAFWSQGYDGWHEVLPPRHAHYMKNPTQVLDFKRYTSDMLLECYLAERDIVARHTPHIPVTTNFMPLWVGQDAWRWVEREDVVSVDLYPDPRDPFGAQGGALVQDLTRSQARGPWMLMEQAAGPVNWRGVNHPKARGLNRLWSLQAVARGADAVCYFQWRQSRQGAEKFHSGMVSHAGEHGRTFQEVKQLGAELARIGEEVTGTHSGAGIAILHEWNSWWAGAQDGRLSCEADYPDVLRAWHRALWEAHLTTDFAHPEHDLSAYRLVVVPQLYLLTDAAIDNLVAYVQGGGTLVCGFLTGIADEDDRVREGGIDPRLRKLFGIRTLHEWWPLDAGETAECDGFRGTLWSEEIEADADAVTESVYKGGELDGLPAVLRKGRARYVSTLPEPGALTDLLATVAAEAGVRPVLDGLPARVEAVRRGDLLFLLNHGREPVTVEVPGTHHDLLTGATVTGEVALDRYGVAVLRP, encoded by the coding sequence ATGCCCGAGTCCAGGGAACCCGGGCGTCCGACCCTCGCCGACGCCACCCGCGGCCGCATCCTCTTCGGCGGCGACTACAACCCCGAGCAGTGGCCCGAGGAGACCTGGCACGAGGACGTCCGCCTCATGAGGGAGGCCGGCGTCAACTCCGTGACGCTCGGCGTCTTCTCCTGGGCGAAGCTCGAACCCCGGCCGGGAGCACGTGAGTTCGGCTGGCTGGACCGGCTGATGGACCTGATGCACACGAACGGCATCGGTGTCGTCCTCGCCACCCCCACCTCCTCGCCCCCGCCCTGCATGGGCCGCCTGCACCCCGAGACACTGCCGCGCGACGAGGACGGCCGCACCGAATGGTGGGGCGGCCGCCAGCACTTCTCGCACTCCAGCGACACCTACCGCCGCTACGCCGCCGCCATCACCGAGGACCTGGCCGCCCGCTACGGCAGCCACCCCGCCCTCACCATGTGGCACATCAACAACGAGTACTGCACCTACGACTGGGGCGACGAGGCCGCCGCCACCTTCCGCCGGTGGCTCCGGCAGAAGTACGGCACCATCGACGCCCTCAACGAGGCCTGGGGCACCGCTTTCTGGAGCCAGGGCTACGACGGCTGGCACGAGGTCCTGCCGCCGCGCCACGCCCACTACATGAAGAACCCGACCCAGGTGCTGGACTTCAAGCGCTACACGTCCGACATGCTTCTGGAGTGCTACCTCGCGGAGCGCGACATCGTCGCCCGGCACACCCCGCACATCCCGGTCACGACCAACTTCATGCCCCTGTGGGTGGGCCAGGACGCCTGGCGGTGGGTGGAGCGCGAGGACGTCGTCTCCGTCGACCTCTACCCGGACCCGCGGGACCCCTTCGGCGCCCAGGGCGGCGCACTCGTACAGGATCTGACGCGCTCTCAGGCGCGCGGTCCGTGGATGCTCATGGAACAGGCGGCGGGTCCGGTCAACTGGCGCGGCGTCAACCACCCCAAGGCGCGCGGACTCAACCGCCTCTGGTCCCTCCAGGCCGTCGCCAGGGGCGCCGACGCCGTCTGCTACTTCCAGTGGCGCCAGTCCCGGCAGGGCGCCGAGAAGTTCCACTCCGGCATGGTCAGTCACGCCGGGGAGCACGGCCGCACCTTCCAGGAGGTCAAGCAGCTGGGTGCCGAACTCGCCCGTATCGGCGAGGAGGTGACGGGCACGCACAGCGGTGCCGGCATCGCGATCCTGCACGAGTGGAACTCCTGGTGGGCCGGTGCCCAGGACGGACGGCTCTCCTGCGAGGCCGATTACCCGGATGTCCTGCGCGCCTGGCACCGCGCCCTCTGGGAGGCCCATCTCACCACCGACTTCGCCCACCCCGAGCACGACCTCTCCGCGTACCGGCTCGTCGTCGTACCGCAGCTGTACCTGCTCACGGACGCGGCGATCGATAACCTCGTCGCGTACGTACAAGGCGGCGGCACCCTCGTCTGCGGCTTCCTCACCGGGATCGCGGACGAGGACGACCGGGTGCGCGAGGGCGGCATCGACCCCCGGCTGCGCAAGCTGTTCGGCATCCGCACCCTGCACGAGTGGTGGCCGCTGGACGCGGGGGAGACCGCCGAGTGCGACGGGTTCCGGGGGACCCTGTGGTCCGAGGAGATCGAAGCGGACGCGGACGCCGTCACCGAGTCCGTGTACAAGGGCGGTGAACTCGACGGGCTGCCCGCGGTGTTGCGGAAGGGGCGTGCGCGGTATGTCTCCACGCTTCCCGAACCGGGCGCACTGACCGACCTTCTGGCCACGGTCGCTGCCGAGGCCGGGGTACGCCCCGTGCTGGACGGCCTGCCCGCCCGGGTCGAGGCCGTCCGGCGCGGTGACCTGCTGTTCCTGCTCAACCACGGGCGCGAGCCGGTGACGGTCGAGGTGCCGGGGACCCACCACGATCTGCTCACGGGCGCAACCGTCACCGGCGAGGTCGCCCTCGACCGCTACGGCGTGGCGGTGCTGCGCCCATGA
- a CDS encoding carbohydrate ABC transporter permease — MTAVIDKPVRRPSPWAAPPRPVWEEEPTKAGLAGKGVVLAVACLAVLFPLWIVIVTSLSSRKTIDEAGGLVMVPKSITFVAYQELLSGGQVTRAAVISVLITLVGTAFSMTVSVLCAYGLSRIGSLGHRSILMLLLATMFFSAGLIPTYLLVQTLGLTDSYLALILPSAISVFNILVLRGFFMGISQELIDSARIDGAGDFRILWQIVMPLSRAVLAVITLFYAVGYWSAWFNASLYLNDQDMMPLQNVMIQLVQKQEAPVGLGQAIKTGQLSGLAVQMAVMVMALLPVAVLSPFVQRHFKKGMLTGAVKG, encoded by the coding sequence ATGACCGCGGTCATCGACAAACCGGTGCGCAGGCCGAGCCCGTGGGCCGCCCCGCCGCGGCCGGTGTGGGAGGAGGAGCCCACCAAGGCGGGTCTGGCGGGCAAGGGAGTCGTCCTCGCCGTCGCCTGCCTGGCGGTCCTCTTCCCGCTCTGGATCGTGATCGTCACCAGCCTGTCGTCGAGGAAGACCATCGACGAGGCCGGCGGTCTGGTGATGGTCCCCAAGAGCATCACCTTCGTCGCCTACCAGGAACTGCTCAGCGGCGGACAGGTCACCCGCGCCGCGGTCATCAGCGTCCTCATCACGCTGGTCGGCACGGCCTTCTCGATGACCGTGTCCGTGCTGTGCGCCTACGGCCTCTCCCGCATCGGCTCGCTGGGGCACCGCTCGATCCTGATGCTGCTGCTGGCGACCATGTTCTTCAGTGCCGGTCTCATCCCGACCTATCTGCTGGTGCAGACCCTCGGCCTGACGGACAGCTATCTCGCGCTGATCCTGCCGAGCGCGATCAGCGTCTTCAACATCCTGGTGCTGCGCGGCTTCTTCATGGGCATCTCGCAGGAACTCATCGACAGCGCCCGCATCGACGGCGCCGGCGACTTCCGCATCCTGTGGCAGATCGTCATGCCGCTCTCCCGGGCGGTGCTCGCGGTGATCACACTGTTCTATGCGGTCGGATACTGGAGTGCCTGGTTCAACGCGTCCCTCTACCTGAACGACCAGGACATGATGCCGCTGCAGAACGTCATGATCCAGCTCGTCCAGAAGCAGGAAGCCCCGGTCGGCCTGGGCCAGGCCATCAAGACGGGTCAACTGTCCGGGCTGGCCGTGCAGATGGCCGTCATGGTCATGGCGCTGCTCCCTGTCGCCGTTCTCTCGCCGTTCGTGCAGCGGCACTTCAAGAAGGGGATGCTCACCGGCGCGGTGAAGGGCTGA
- a CDS encoding glycoside hydrolase N-terminal domain-containing protein, which yields MSGNDTQADRPAHATWEALPADRWEDAFLSGNGRHGALVFGDPINDRVIVTHHTLVRPNGGEHARPPHLAGQLAALQDRLIAGETAAAESFTDGRALQWVQPFHPAFQVRLGRPSGQWHRYRRSVDFESGVVDAVCGEWRSQVFVSRADDVIVQHVTAPGLDVDISLDHRLPGAPQELAVGHGSALTSEGAMLTLRARYPGSDRAYTGVTLVVVTGGRTTLAPPGVRVAGAESVLLLTRVRRHTGELDVLAETRALRELLPPDQPDPPFPPGEDPPLGEDPPLGVKPPLGEDPPLGVKPYPCLLERHLALHRPAYRRVSLALGADATERALPGSELLERPKSPALLERLFAAGRYHLLSSSGMLPPRLPGLWTGDWNTAWSGAFTTNANLNLQTASAVAAALPEVTEAHAALVHGQLAHWRDNARAIFGTRGVVAPSHTDGESGHTYHFSREYPLHLWTAGADWLLKPLVDHDETPGGRDPRLAAVLAEVADFYADFLCRTDPDGHVVVVPSYSPENRPANGSWGALNAAMDLSAARHALLTAADYHPGPDADRWRALADRLPSHRVNHDGALAEWAWPGLDDTYDHRHLSHLYGVWPLDEINPYDTPGLAAAAHRALQLRGAENDSAHGHLHHALVAARLRDGHRVAHALGQVLGGDFFHASLMSAHYPRRDVYNADAAHALPAVVIETLVQSTPHRLVLFPALTATHSQGRLSGVRTRFGAEIDLTWHPRGARAVVRPGRTCRVDLRTSSGARTLDLRAGEDCVLELGPQ from the coding sequence ATGAGCGGGAACGACACTCAGGCCGACCGGCCCGCGCACGCCACCTGGGAGGCGCTCCCCGCCGACCGCTGGGAGGACGCCTTCCTGAGCGGCAACGGGCGGCACGGCGCTCTTGTGTTCGGCGACCCGATCAATGACCGCGTCATCGTGACGCATCACACGCTCGTACGGCCCAACGGCGGCGAGCACGCCCGGCCGCCGCACCTCGCCGGCCAACTGGCGGCGCTCCAGGACCGCCTGATCGCGGGGGAGACGGCCGCCGCCGAATCCTTCACGGACGGACGCGCGTTGCAGTGGGTGCAGCCCTTCCACCCCGCCTTCCAGGTGCGGCTGGGGCGGCCGTCGGGGCAGTGGCACCGCTACCGCCGCTCGGTGGACTTCGAGTCCGGGGTAGTCGACGCGGTGTGCGGGGAGTGGCGCAGCCAGGTCTTCGTCTCGCGCGCCGACGACGTGATCGTCCAGCACGTCACGGCTCCGGGACTGGACGTCGACATCTCCCTCGATCACCGACTCCCGGGCGCTCCCCAGGAGTTGGCCGTCGGCCATGGCTCGGCCCTCACCTCCGAGGGGGCCATGCTGACCCTGCGCGCCCGCTACCCCGGCAGCGACCGCGCGTACACCGGTGTGACCCTCGTCGTGGTCACCGGCGGCAGAACGACGCTCGCTCCGCCAGGGGTGCGCGTCGCGGGCGCGGAGTCGGTGCTGCTGCTGACACGGGTGCGACGGCACACCGGCGAACTGGACGTACTCGCCGAGACACGGGCCCTTCGCGAGCTGCTCCCGCCGGACCAGCCGGACCCACCGTTCCCGCCGGGTGAGGATCCGCCCCTCGGCGAGGACCCGCCCCTCGGTGTGAAGCCGCCCCTCGGCGAGGACCCGCCCCTCGGTGTGAAGCCGTACCCCTGCCTCCTGGAGCGCCACCTCGCCCTGCACCGCCCCGCCTACCGCCGCGTGTCCCTCGCCCTCGGCGCCGATGCCACCGAACGCGCCCTGCCCGGCTCGGAGTTGCTGGAACGGCCCAAGAGCCCCGCCCTGCTGGAACGGCTCTTCGCGGCCGGGCGCTACCACCTGCTCTCGTCCAGCGGCATGCTCCCGCCCCGGCTGCCCGGCCTGTGGACCGGCGACTGGAACACCGCCTGGTCCGGCGCGTTCACCACCAACGCCAACCTGAACCTCCAGACCGCCTCGGCGGTCGCGGCCGCTCTCCCCGAGGTCACCGAAGCCCACGCGGCCCTCGTGCACGGCCAGTTGGCCCACTGGCGGGACAACGCCCGTGCGATCTTCGGTACCCGGGGTGTCGTCGCGCCCTCGCACACCGACGGAGAGTCCGGGCACACGTACCACTTCAGCCGCGAATACCCGCTGCACCTGTGGACGGCGGGCGCCGACTGGCTGCTCAAACCGCTCGTCGACCACGACGAGACGCCCGGCGGACGCGACCCCCGGCTCGCCGCCGTACTCGCCGAAGTCGCCGATTTCTACGCGGACTTCCTCTGCCGCACCGACCCCGACGGACACGTGGTCGTCGTCCCGTCCTACTCGCCCGAGAACCGCCCCGCGAACGGAAGCTGGGGTGCCCTCAACGCAGCGATGGACCTCTCCGCGGCCCGGCACGCCCTGCTCACCGCGGCCGACTACCACCCGGGCCCCGACGCCGACCGATGGCGCGCCCTGGCCGACAGGCTGCCGTCGCACCGGGTCAACCACGACGGGGCCCTCGCCGAATGGGCCTGGCCGGGCCTCGACGACACCTACGACCACCGGCACCTCAGCCACCTGTACGGGGTGTGGCCCCTCGACGAGATCAATCCGTACGACACCCCGGGCCTCGCGGCGGCTGCCCATCGCGCACTCCAACTCCGCGGTGCCGAGAACGACTCGGCGCACGGCCATCTCCACCACGCCCTCGTCGCGGCCCGGCTGCGCGACGGCCACCGGGTCGCCCACGCCCTCGGCCAGGTGCTGGGCGGCGACTTCTTCCACGCCTCGCTGATGAGCGCCCACTACCCGCGGCGCGACGTCTACAACGCGGACGCGGCACACGCCCTGCCCGCGGTCGTCATCGAAACCCTCGTCCAGTCGACCCCCCACCGGCTCGTCCTCTTTCCCGCGCTCACCGCCACCCACTCGCAGGGCCGGCTCAGCGGTGTGCGCACGAGGTTCGGCGCCGAGATCGACCTGACCTGGCACCCGCGCGGCGCGAGAGCCGTCGTGCGACCGGGCCGCACCTGCCGTGTGGATCTCCGGACTTCCTCCGGGGCGCGAACGCTCGACCTGCGCGCCGGAGAAGACTGCGTCCTCGAACTGGGGCCGCAGTAG
- a CDS encoding TIM-barrel domain-containing protein translates to MNQPAESQPPQGAVSLAQSSPTIGTFRERDGALEWSGRQETVRIEPWGPDAVRVRARLGGPLVEGLPGALLDDAPATAATVKIEGGEGTLTVGALTVEVSAEGLIRFVRTDDGTELLTEARAHFWWPGPRLYTPVGNGHHRLEQRFAAYEGEKLFGLGQHQHGRLDQKGTVLDLVQRNAEVSIPVLTSSRGYTLLWNSPAIGRVELADNGTRWVADSARQIDYWITAGAPADGQRRYSAVTGRTPMLPEWAAGFWQCKLRYRTQDELLAVAREYKRRGLPLSAIVCDFFHWTHLGEWKFDPAEWPDPAAMQAELRELGVKLVISVWPSVSPLSENHQLMEQRGYFIGTQYGPMAHADWPDKEVASTVQVAFYDATNPEAREFMWSKVRDNYLQPYGIDAFWLDACEPELKPGFQENLRYWAGPGLEVGNMYPRENARTFYEGMLAEGESEVVSLNRSAWAGSQRYGAALWSGDIGTDFATLRRQIAAGLNTALSGIPWWNTDIGGFHGGDPDDPAYREVMVRWFQFGALSPLMRLHGFRDPGMPLGPEMTGGPNEVWSYGEEAGAILEKYLRLRERLKPYVLDVMREAHEEGLPVMRPLFLEFPGDQAAWSVDDAYLFGRDLLVAPVLTAGATARTTYLPAGARWTDAWTGTSYDGGTTVTVEAPLDRIPLFLRDGARLPVVE, encoded by the coding sequence GTGAATCAGCCTGCCGAAAGTCAGCCTCCGCAGGGGGCCGTCAGCCTCGCCCAGTCCTCCCCGACCATCGGCACGTTCCGCGAGCGGGACGGCGCGCTGGAGTGGAGCGGCCGCCAGGAGACCGTCCGCATCGAGCCCTGGGGTCCCGACGCGGTCCGGGTCCGGGCGCGGCTCGGTGGCCCGCTCGTCGAGGGCCTGCCCGGCGCGCTCCTCGACGACGCGCCGGCCACCGCGGCCACCGTCAAGATCGAGGGCGGCGAAGGGACGCTGACCGTCGGCGCGCTCACCGTCGAGGTCAGCGCCGAGGGCCTCATACGGTTCGTGCGCACCGACGACGGCACGGAACTCCTCACCGAGGCACGCGCCCACTTCTGGTGGCCGGGCCCCCGTCTGTACACGCCGGTCGGAAACGGTCACCACCGCCTGGAGCAGCGCTTCGCCGCCTACGAGGGCGAGAAGCTGTTCGGCCTCGGCCAGCACCAGCACGGCCGCCTCGACCAGAAGGGCACCGTCCTCGACCTGGTCCAGCGCAACGCCGAGGTGAGCATCCCGGTCCTCACCTCCAGCCGCGGCTACACCCTGCTGTGGAACAGCCCGGCGATCGGCCGTGTGGAGCTGGCGGACAACGGAACGCGCTGGGTGGCGGACTCGGCGCGCCAGATCGATTACTGGATCACCGCGGGCGCCCCGGCCGACGGTCAGCGCCGCTACAGCGCGGTGACCGGCCGCACTCCGATGCTGCCGGAGTGGGCGGCGGGCTTCTGGCAGTGCAAGCTGCGCTATCGCACGCAGGACGAACTCCTCGCCGTGGCACGGGAGTACAAGCGGCGCGGCCTGCCCCTCTCCGCCATCGTCTGCGACTTCTTCCACTGGACGCACCTGGGCGAGTGGAAGTTCGACCCGGCGGAGTGGCCCGACCCGGCAGCGATGCAGGCCGAGTTGCGGGAACTCGGCGTCAAGCTCGTGATCTCCGTCTGGCCGTCCGTGTCGCCGCTCTCCGAGAACCACCAACTCATGGAGCAGCGGGGCTACTTCATCGGCACGCAGTACGGCCCGATGGCGCACGCCGACTGGCCCGACAAGGAGGTCGCCTCGACCGTCCAGGTCGCCTTCTACGACGCCACGAACCCCGAGGCCCGCGAGTTCATGTGGTCGAAGGTCCGCGACAACTACCTGCAGCCGTACGGGATCGACGCCTTCTGGCTGGACGCCTGCGAGCCCGAGCTGAAGCCCGGCTTCCAGGAGAACCTGCGCTACTGGGCGGGTCCCGGCCTGGAGGTCGGCAACATGTACCCGCGCGAGAACGCCCGCACCTTCTACGAGGGCATGCTCGCCGAGGGCGAGAGCGAGGTCGTCAGCCTCAACCGCTCGGCGTGGGCGGGCAGTCAGCGCTACGGCGCCGCCCTGTGGTCCGGCGACATCGGCACCGACTTCGCGACGCTGCGCCGCCAGATCGCGGCGGGCCTCAACACCGCGCTGTCCGGCATCCCCTGGTGGAACACCGACATCGGCGGCTTCCACGGCGGCGACCCGGACGACCCGGCGTACCGCGAGGTGATGGTCCGCTGGTTCCAGTTCGGCGCGCTGTCCCCGCTGATGCGCCTGCACGGCTTCCGCGACCCCGGCATGCCGCTCGGCCCGGAGATGACCGGCGGCCCCAACGAGGTCTGGTCGTACGGCGAGGAGGCCGGCGCGATCCTGGAGAAGTACCTGCGGCTGCGCGAGCGCCTGAAGCCGTACGTCCTGGACGTGATGCGCGAGGCCCACGAGGAGGGCCTGCCGGTGATGCGCCCGCTGTTCCTGGAGTTCCCCGGCGACCAGGCGGCCTGGTCGGTGGACGACGCGTATCTGTTCGGCCGGGACCTCCTGGTGGCCCCCGTGCTGACGGCGGGCGCCACGGCCCGCACGACCTACCTCCCGGCGGGCGCCCGCTGGACGGACGCGTGGACCGGGACGTCGTACGACGGAGGCACGACCGTCACGGTCGAGGCCCCGCTGGACCGCATCCCGCTGTTCCTGCGGGACGGGGCACGGCTGCCCGTGGTGGAGTAG